One genomic segment of Dysosmobacter sp. Marseille-Q4140 includes these proteins:
- a CDS encoding radical SAM protein: protein MRYLGSVYRPPSEAYSLIVQVTYGCSHNTCAFCSMYKEKRFALRPLEEVLEDFRLARQTYRRVERVFLADGDALVRKASELYTILDTIRALFPECERVTSYASPASLRIRTMEELKTLREKGLTMVYMGLESGCDDVLKLMRKGHLSAEIVEMGCKARQSGMALSVTAITGLGGPELLERHAVETAEAFNAMNPEYIGMLTLMVEPGTPLYDWVRDGSFRLLTQPQVLRETRLLVEKLDSPGSVFRMNHASNYLVLKGTLNRDKAAMLSEIDRAEHDLSRLRPEEWRGL from the coding sequence ATGAGATACTTGGGCAGCGTCTACCGCCCCCCCTCCGAGGCGTACAGCCTCATCGTCCAGGTGACCTACGGGTGCAGCCACAACACCTGCGCGTTTTGCAGCATGTACAAGGAAAAGCGCTTTGCCCTCCGGCCCCTGGAGGAGGTGCTGGAGGACTTCCGCCTGGCCCGGCAGACCTACCGCCGGGTGGAGCGGGTGTTCCTGGCCGACGGGGACGCCCTGGTCCGCAAGGCCTCAGAGCTGTATACGATCCTGGATACCATCCGGGCGCTGTTCCCGGAGTGTGAGCGGGTCACCAGCTACGCCTCCCCCGCGTCCCTGCGCATCCGCACCATGGAGGAGCTGAAAACGCTCCGGGAAAAGGGCCTCACCATGGTCTACATGGGACTGGAGTCCGGCTGCGACGATGTGCTGAAGCTCATGCGCAAGGGCCACCTGTCCGCGGAGATCGTGGAGATGGGCTGCAAGGCACGCCAGAGCGGTATGGCCCTCTCCGTTACGGCCATCACGGGCCTGGGCGGGCCGGAACTACTGGAGCGCCACGCCGTGGAGACGGCGGAGGCCTTCAACGCCATGAACCCGGAGTATATCGGCATGCTGACGCTGATGGTGGAGCCGGGCACGCCCCTGTACGACTGGGTGCGGGACGGCAGCTTCCGCCTGCTGACCCAGCCCCAGGTCCTCCGGGAGACCCGCCTTCTGGTGGAGAAGCTGGACAGCCCCGGCAGCGTGTTCCGCATGAACCACGCCAGCAACTACCTGGTGCTCAAGGGTACGCTGAACCGGGACAAGGCCGCTATGCTCTCGGAGATCGACCGGGCCGAGCACGACCTCAGCCGCCTGCGCCCCGAGGAGTGGCGGGGCCTGTAA
- a CDS encoding YitT family protein, whose translation MEHPTWNTLRSYGAVAGLACVMGLSYQLFVFPNAFAPAGINGLATMLQYLLHVSIGYLSLLINLPLILLAWKKVDPDFARKTLTFVLAFSAVNLILGRVDLSALAYHTGSSAILGPVAAGVVSGAVYGWVIRHNGSTGGTDIVAAWVRKKRPEASLVWVIFTLNASVAVLSFFVYGCQFEPVILCLIYCYLSSSISDTILKGGKSAMKFEVITRQPEELSRQLLQQLHHGVTVLQAEGMYSETPRCLLICVVNRHQVVRFQEILARFPDTFAYVSSVSETLGNFKHVA comes from the coding sequence ATGGAACACCCTACTTGGAACACCCTGCGCAGCTACGGCGCGGTGGCGGGCCTGGCCTGCGTCATGGGCCTGAGCTACCAGCTGTTCGTCTTTCCCAATGCCTTTGCCCCGGCCGGCATCAATGGCCTTGCCACCATGCTGCAATACCTTCTGCACGTGAGCATCGGCTATCTCTCTCTGCTGATCAATCTGCCGCTGATTTTGCTGGCGTGGAAGAAGGTGGACCCGGACTTTGCCCGCAAGACACTGACCTTCGTGCTGGCCTTTTCCGCCGTAAACCTGATCCTGGGACGGGTGGATCTGAGCGCCCTGGCCTATCACACCGGCTCCTCCGCCATCCTGGGTCCCGTGGCCGCCGGCGTGGTCAGCGGCGCGGTGTACGGCTGGGTCATCCGGCACAACGGCTCCACCGGCGGCACGGACATCGTGGCGGCCTGGGTGCGGAAAAAGCGGCCGGAGGCCAGCCTAGTGTGGGTGATCTTCACCCTCAACGCCTCGGTGGCGGTGCTGTCCTTCTTCGTCTACGGCTGCCAGTTCGAGCCGGTGATCCTGTGCCTGATCTACTGCTACCTCAGCTCCAGCATCAGCGACACCATCCTCAAGGGCGGCAAGTCCGCCATGAAGTTCGAGGTTATCACCCGCCAGCCGGAGGAGCTGTCCCGGCAGCTTTTGCAGCAGCTCCACCACGGCGTCACAGTGCTCCAGGCGGAGGGAATGTACTCCGAGACGCCCCGGTGCCTGCTGATCTGCGTGGTGAACCGCCACCAGGTGGTGCGGTTCCAGGAGATCCTCGCCCGCTTCCCGGACACCTTCGCCTACGTCTCCAGCGTCAGCGAGACCCTGGGCAATTTCAAGCACGTGGCATGA
- a CDS encoding EamA family transporter: MNETKSHLLRGSLCTMLGGVCWGFSGTCGQYLFTRYGVSSLWLTCLRLLSGGVIMLALAAVRHRRELLRIWRSPADAAMLVGYGVFGLMMCQYAYMTSISYSNAGTTTVLQTLSLVIIMLLTCLRLRRRPNRVETVALVLALLGTFLLATGGDPAHMVLSPQGLFWGLATAVAVTVYTLLPRRLLARWNREAINGWGMLIGGAILNLGARSWTLHTDLPLQGWLAVAAIVLFGTVLSFTLFMQGIQDVGPVKSSMLAATEPVSATVFSAVWLGTAFSAVDLMGFAAIIATIFLLARSE, translated from the coding sequence ATGAACGAAACAAAATCCCATCTTCTGCGGGGAAGCCTTTGCACCATGCTGGGCGGCGTGTGCTGGGGCTTCTCCGGCACCTGCGGCCAATACCTCTTCACCCGCTACGGCGTCAGCAGCCTGTGGCTGACCTGCCTGCGGCTGCTCTCCGGCGGCGTCATCATGCTGGCCCTGGCCGCCGTCCGCCACCGGCGGGAGCTGCTGCGCATCTGGCGCTCTCCCGCCGACGCGGCCATGCTGGTGGGCTACGGTGTGTTCGGACTGATGATGTGTCAGTACGCCTACATGACCTCCATCTCCTACTCCAATGCCGGCACCACCACGGTCCTCCAGACCCTGAGCCTGGTAATCATCATGCTGCTGACCTGTCTGCGGCTGCGGCGCCGGCCCAACCGGGTGGAGACCGTCGCCCTGGTCCTGGCCCTGCTGGGTACCTTCCTGCTGGCCACCGGCGGAGATCCGGCCCACATGGTCCTCTCGCCCCAGGGGCTGTTCTGGGGCCTGGCCACCGCAGTGGCCGTGACCGTGTACACCCTGCTGCCCCGGCGGCTTCTCGCCCGCTGGAACCGGGAGGCGATCAACGGCTGGGGCATGCTGATCGGCGGCGCGATCCTGAACCTGGGGGCCCGCAGCTGGACGCTCCACACCGACCTCCCCCTCCAGGGCTGGCTGGCGGTGGCGGCCATCGTGCTCTTCGGCACGGTCCTCTCCTTCACGCTGTTCATGCAGGGCATTCAGGACGTGGGCCCGGTAAAATCCTCTATGCTGGCGGCCACGGAGCCGGTCTCTGCCACCGTTTTCTCCGCTGTGTGGCTGGGCACCGCCTTCTCGGCGGTGGACCTTATGGGCTTCGCCGCCATCATCGCCACCATCTTCCTGCTGGCAAGATCTGAGTGA
- a CDS encoding aspartate carbamoyltransferase regulatory subunit, producing MNIDSIQDGVVLDHIQAGKSMDIYKYLHLDELDCSVAIIKNVRSGRMGRKDIIKIDSPMEVDLDVLGYIDANITVNIIRNGVRVEKKHLELPKKLVNIIHCKNPRCITVAEPQLDAIFLLSDPEKHTYRCAYCDTAKDKRF from the coding sequence ATGAATATCGACAGCATCCAAGACGGCGTGGTCCTGGACCACATCCAGGCCGGCAAGAGCATGGACATCTACAAGTACCTGCATCTGGACGAGCTGGACTGCTCTGTGGCCATCATCAAAAACGTCCGCAGCGGCCGCATGGGCAGGAAGGACATCATCAAGATCGACTCCCCCATGGAAGTGGATCTGGACGTACTGGGCTACATCGACGCCAACATCACCGTCAACATCATCCGCAACGGAGTCCGGGTGGAGAAGAAGCACCTGGAACTGCCCAAGAAGCTGGTGAATATCATCCACTGCAAGAACCCCCGCTGCATCACCGTGGCGGAGCCCCAGCTGGACGCCATCTTCCTGCTCAGCGACCCCGAAAAGCACACCTACCGCTGCGCCTACTGCGACACCGCCAAGGACAAACGCTTCTGA
- the pyrB gene encoding aspartate carbamoyltransferase, whose amino-acid sequence MPRNILDVVDLSVEEIDQLIATAEDIIANPAKYQNACAHKQLATLFFEPSTRTRLSFESAMLALGGSTLGFSEAMSSSTAKGETVGDTIHTVSCYADIIAMRHPKEGAPYAAAQFSEVPIINAGDGGHNHPTQTLTDLLTIHREKGRLNGFTIGFCGDLKFGRTVHSLVNALSRYTDINYVLISPLELKLPRYVKEEAFKKKGIPYTQTTDLESVIPQLDILYMTRVQKERFFNEEDYLRLKDSYILNPEKLVNAKPDLSILHPLPRVNEIAVAVDKDPRAAYWKQVKNGKYIRMALIMKLLGIEV is encoded by the coding sequence ATGCCTCGTAATATCCTGGATGTCGTAGACCTGAGCGTGGAAGAGATCGACCAGCTGATCGCCACCGCTGAGGACATTATTGCAAACCCCGCCAAATACCAGAACGCCTGCGCCCACAAGCAGCTGGCCACCCTCTTTTTCGAGCCCTCCACCCGCACCCGCCTGAGCTTTGAGTCCGCCATGCTGGCCCTGGGCGGCAGCACCCTGGGCTTCTCCGAGGCCATGTCCAGCTCCACCGCCAAGGGAGAGACCGTGGGCGACACCATCCACACCGTCAGCTGCTATGCCGACATCATCGCCATGCGCCATCCCAAGGAGGGCGCCCCCTACGCCGCCGCCCAGTTCTCTGAGGTGCCGATCATCAACGCCGGTGACGGCGGCCACAACCACCCCACCCAGACCCTGACGGACCTGCTGACCATCCACCGGGAGAAGGGCCGGCTCAACGGCTTCACCATCGGCTTCTGCGGCGACCTGAAATTCGGCCGCACCGTCCATTCCCTGGTCAATGCCCTGAGCCGCTACACCGATATCAATTACGTGCTGATCTCCCCCCTGGAGCTCAAGCTCCCCCGGTATGTCAAGGAGGAGGCCTTCAAAAAGAAAGGCATCCCCTACACCCAGACCACGGATCTGGAATCCGTCATCCCCCAGCTGGACATCCTGTACATGACCCGGGTCCAGAAGGAGCGGTTCTTCAACGAGGAGGACTACCTGCGGCTGAAGGACAGCTACATTCTCAACCCGGAAAAGCTGGTGAACGCCAAGCCGGACCTGTCTATCCTCCATCCCCTGCCCCGCGTCAACGAGATTGCTGTGGCCGTGGACAAGGACCCCAGGGCCGCCTACTGGAAACAGGTGAAAAACGGCAAGTATATCCGCATGGCGCTGATCATGAAGCTGCTGGGCATTGAGGTTTGA
- a CDS encoding orotate phosphoribosyltransferase, translating to MEQTIAHDLLSIGAVFLRPDEPFTWASGIKSPIYCDNRLTLTAPAVRTHVEEGLVDLICKHYPDVEVLMGTSTAGIAHAAIVGHLMGLPMGYVRSGNKDHGRGNRIEGKLEPGQKVVVVEDLISTGGSCIEVVEALREAGAQVLGIVSIFTYGLQKGLDRLAAANVTNYSLSNFDAVCAVAADEGKIRPEDIDRLKKFRANPSDESWIG from the coding sequence CTGGAACAGACCATCGCCCATGACCTGCTCTCCATCGGAGCGGTCTTTCTGCGGCCCGACGAGCCCTTCACCTGGGCCAGCGGCATCAAGAGTCCCATTTACTGCGACAACCGCCTGACCCTGACGGCTCCCGCCGTCCGCACCCACGTGGAGGAGGGGCTGGTGGACCTGATCTGCAAACACTATCCCGACGTGGAGGTCCTGATGGGCACCTCCACCGCCGGCATCGCCCACGCCGCCATCGTGGGCCACCTGATGGGCCTGCCCATGGGCTACGTCCGCTCCGGCAACAAGGACCACGGCCGGGGCAACCGCATCGAGGGCAAGCTGGAGCCGGGCCAGAAGGTGGTCGTGGTGGAGGACCTGATCTCCACCGGCGGAAGCTGCATCGAGGTGGTGGAGGCCCTGCGGGAGGCCGGCGCCCAGGTGCTGGGCATCGTGTCCATCTTCACCTACGGGCTCCAGAAGGGCCTGGACCGCCTGGCAGCCGCCAATGTGACCAACTACTCCCTGTCCAATTTTGACGCCGTGTGCGCCGTGGCCGCCGACGAGGGCAAGATCCGCCCCGAGGACATCGACCGGCTGAAGAAATTCCGTGCAAATCCCTCCGACGAAAGTTGGATCGGTTGA
- the pyrF gene encoding orotidine-5'-phosphate decarboxylase has product MANDVIIALDFPTKEETLSFLDRFPAGEKPFVKIGMELFYAEGPQVVRDIKARGHKIFLDLKLHDIPNTVKRAMAVLSRLDVDMVNLHAAGASEMMKAALEGLTRPDGTRPMLIAVTQLTSTDAAALKNELLIDVPMADTVMAYAKNAAASGLDGVVCSPLEAALVKEHCGAGFVTVTPGIRFADSAAGDQKRIMTPEKAGKSGCDYIVVGRPITQAEDPVAAYRRAVTDFLG; this is encoded by the coding sequence ATGGCTAACGACGTGATCATCGCTCTGGACTTCCCCACCAAGGAGGAGACCCTCTCCTTCCTGGACCGCTTCCCCGCCGGGGAAAAACCCTTCGTGAAGATCGGCATGGAGCTGTTCTATGCCGAGGGTCCCCAGGTGGTCCGGGACATCAAGGCCCGGGGCCACAAGATCTTCCTGGACCTGAAGCTCCACGACATCCCCAACACCGTGAAGCGGGCCATGGCGGTCCTCTCCCGGCTGGACGTGGACATGGTGAACCTCCACGCCGCCGGTGCCTCTGAGATGATGAAGGCCGCCCTGGAGGGCCTGACCCGGCCCGACGGCACCCGCCCGATGCTGATTGCCGTGACCCAGCTGACCTCCACCGACGCCGCCGCTTTGAAAAACGAGCTGCTGATCGACGTGCCCATGGCGGACACCGTCATGGCCTACGCCAAGAACGCCGCGGCCTCCGGCCTGGACGGCGTAGTCTGCTCTCCCCTGGAGGCGGCTCTGGTGAAGGAGCACTGCGGTGCGGGCTTCGTCACCGTCACCCCGGGCATCCGCTTTGCCGACTCCGCCGCCGGGGACCAGAAGCGCATCATGACCCCGGAGAAGGCCGGCAAGTCCGGCTGCGACTACATCGTGGTGGGCCGCCCCATCACCCAGGCCGAGGACCCTGTGGCCGCGTACCGCCGGGCCGTGACGGACTTCCTGGGCTGA